A genomic stretch from Pectobacterium carotovorum includes:
- a CDS encoding MFS transporter, with the protein MKTRKIGLANYLAYGSGDFLGAGTTALTAAWLLYFYTTFCGLTPIEATFIFAMARVLDAVVSPLMGFLTDNFGSTWLGKRFGRRKFFILLGIPCVFSYSFMWVGDMGYWYYLLTYLLFDIVYTMVLVPYETLVPEMTDDFKQKTKFSGARIALAQLSAILAAFLPGILLGYFGKDNAVSFFYSSLVFSIICALVLTLVYCFTWERPRDQMSEASLRAEKERQSLTLGQSLKRLNVELLSTLRIRIFRQHLGMYLGGYIAQDVFNAVFTYYVVFVLMQSPTMASNLMGTMAILQFIAVIGMIPLCIRFGPAPSYRLVVCLFGVSALSYGVLWYSGLHDTFSLLLLISALAGIGRGGINYVPWNTYTYIADVDEVITAQRREGIFAGIMTLTRKASQAGAVMLVGVVLQLSGFVSGQSVQAPGVSHTILMILSIGTVGVLALGFLVSLRFKLNLQTHSVLREETLKMREAGRPVPEKITPQARATVEMLAGMPYESLWGNNNIGYLNRHKGDKSITHATQS; encoded by the coding sequence ATGAAAACGCGTAAGATCGGTTTGGCTAACTATTTAGCCTACGGTTCAGGGGACTTTCTTGGTGCTGGTACAACGGCGCTGACGGCCGCCTGGTTACTCTATTTTTACACCACGTTCTGTGGCCTGACGCCGATTGAGGCAACCTTTATTTTTGCGATGGCGCGCGTGCTCGATGCCGTCGTCAGCCCGCTGATGGGCTTCCTGACCGATAACTTCGGTTCCACCTGGCTGGGCAAACGCTTTGGCCGGCGTAAGTTCTTTATTCTGCTCGGTATTCCCTGTGTTTTCAGCTACAGCTTTATGTGGGTTGGGGATATGGGCTATTGGTACTATCTGCTGACGTACCTGCTGTTCGATATCGTCTACACGATGGTGCTGGTGCCGTATGAAACGCTGGTGCCGGAAATGACCGACGATTTCAAACAGAAAACCAAATTCTCCGGCGCACGTATCGCGCTGGCGCAGCTGTCTGCCATTTTAGCCGCGTTTCTGCCGGGCATCCTGCTGGGTTACTTTGGCAAAGATAACGCTGTTTCTTTCTTCTACTCGAGTCTGGTGTTCTCCATTATCTGTGCGCTGGTGCTGACGTTGGTGTATTGCTTTACCTGGGAACGGCCGCGGGATCAGATGTCGGAAGCGTCGCTACGGGCGGAGAAAGAACGTCAGTCTCTGACGTTAGGCCAAAGCCTGAAGCGGTTGAACGTCGAACTGCTCTCTACGCTGCGCATTCGTATTTTCCGCCAGCATTTGGGTATGTATCTGGGCGGGTATATCGCACAGGACGTGTTTAACGCCGTGTTCACCTACTACGTGGTTTTTGTGCTGATGCAGAGCCCGACGATGGCGTCGAACCTGATGGGAACGATGGCGATTCTGCAATTTATCGCGGTAATTGGCATGATCCCGCTGTGTATCCGTTTTGGACCCGCGCCGTCTTACCGTTTAGTGGTCTGTCTGTTTGGCGTGAGTGCGCTCTCTTACGGGGTTCTGTGGTACAGCGGCCTGCATGACACCTTCTCTCTGCTGTTGTTGATTTCTGCGCTGGCTGGCATCGGGCGTGGCGGGATCAACTACGTGCCGTGGAACACCTACACTTACATCGCCGACGTGGATGAAGTGATCACCGCGCAGCGTCGCGAAGGGATCTTCGCCGGAATTATGACGCTGACCCGTAAAGCCTCTCAGGCTGGTGCGGTGATGCTGGTGGGCGTGGTGTTACAGCTCTCCGGCTTTGTATCCGGCCAGAGCGTACAGGCTCCGGGCGTCAGCCACACTATCCTGATGATTTTGAGCATTGGCACCGTGGGCGTGCTGGCGCTGGGCTTTCTGGTTTCTCTGCGTTTTAAACTCAATCTGCAAACGCACAGCGTGCTGCGGGAAGAAACGCTGAAAATGCGCGAAGCCGGACGCCCTGTGCCGGAGAAGATTACGCCGCAGGCGCGGGCAACGGTCGAAATGCTGGCCGGTATGCCGTATGAATCACTGTGGGGCAATAACAACATCGGCTACCTGAACCGCCATAAAGGCGACAAGTCGATCACGCACGCCACGCAGTCGTAA
- a CDS encoding type 1 glutamine amidotransferase domain-containing protein: MKILMVLTSHDKLGNTGNKTGFWLEEFAAPYYTFKDAGAELVLASPAGGQPPLDPKSDLADFQTELTHRFKADPAAQQELANTVKLDTVSEQDFDAVFYPGGHGPLWDLAESPVSIALIEAFVRANKPTGFVCHAPGVLIHVKAENGDALIKGRKVTGFTNGEEEAVQLTDVVPFLIEDEFKKLGGLYEKGPDWAPYLVEDGKLITGQNPASSEVVAKAILKQLA; encoded by the coding sequence ATGAAAATTTTAATGGTACTGACTTCTCACGACAAACTGGGCAACACAGGCAATAAAACCGGCTTCTGGCTGGAAGAATTTGCCGCCCCTTATTACACCTTTAAAGATGCAGGCGCCGAGCTGGTGCTCGCTTCCCCTGCTGGCGGCCAGCCGCCTCTCGACCCGAAAAGCGATCTGGCCGATTTTCAAACCGAGCTGACGCATCGCTTTAAAGCCGACCCGGCTGCGCAGCAGGAACTGGCCAATACGGTAAAACTCGATACCGTCAGCGAACAGGATTTCGATGCCGTCTTCTATCCCGGTGGTCACGGCCCGCTGTGGGATCTGGCAGAATCACCGGTCTCTATCGCGCTCATCGAAGCCTTTGTACGCGCCAACAAGCCAACCGGTTTTGTCTGCCACGCACCGGGCGTACTGATTCATGTGAAAGCAGAAAATGGCGATGCCCTGATTAAAGGCCGCAAAGTGACGGGCTTCACCAACGGTGAAGAAGAAGCGGTTCAATTGACGGACGTGGTGCCTTTCCTGATTGAAGATGAATTCAAGAAACTGGGTGGGCTATACGAAAAAGGCCCTGACTGGGCACCGTACCTTGTTGAAGACGGCAAATTGATCACCGGCCAGAACCCAGCAAGCTCGGAAGTCGTCGCCAAAGCGATTCTCAAACAGCTGGCTTAA
- a CDS encoding MBL fold metallo-hydrolase, translating to MKINILKQTLLSVVLLAGMPVIASAEAVPQLKTQAPGYYRMMLGQFEITALSDGTVTIPLDKLLTHISHEEMLHLLAQKNLHPQVETSINAYLINTGKQLILVDTGAGPLFGKLGGKLPDNLRAAGYPPEKIDTVLLTHIHADHSGGVSRDGKLVFPNATVYVNQKDADFWLNPANSAHVRESEKHTFGQSEDSLHPVVVAKRLKTFSGKQQLFPGITAVPAPGHTPGHSLYQIESEGQKLTLWGDTIHAEAVQFPRPMTTIDFDRNMDEASEARLQILAEAAQNNEWIGAAHISFPGLGQVKAVYDANGKPNGYRWLPANYSLSGLKN from the coding sequence ATGAAAATAAATATTCTGAAGCAGACGTTATTATCGGTCGTTTTACTCGCGGGAATGCCAGTTATAGCCAGTGCTGAAGCGGTACCTCAACTGAAAACACAGGCACCGGGTTATTACCGGATGATGCTAGGTCAATTTGAAATCACCGCCCTTTCTGACGGTACGGTCACTATTCCACTGGATAAACTGCTCACTCATATTTCCCATGAGGAAATGCTACATCTGCTGGCACAAAAGAATCTCCATCCGCAGGTGGAGACCTCCATTAACGCGTATCTCATCAATACGGGCAAACAGCTGATACTGGTAGACACAGGGGCTGGGCCGTTGTTTGGGAAACTGGGAGGGAAATTACCCGACAACCTGCGCGCCGCCGGCTATCCCCCCGAGAAGATCGATACTGTTCTGCTGACCCATATTCATGCCGACCATTCCGGCGGTGTGTCGCGTGACGGCAAGCTGGTTTTCCCTAATGCCACCGTTTATGTTAACCAGAAGGATGCGGATTTCTGGCTCAATCCGGCCAACAGCGCGCATGTGCGGGAGAGCGAGAAACACACATTCGGACAATCTGAAGATTCACTGCACCCCGTGGTTGTCGCAAAGCGGCTGAAAACCTTCTCCGGCAAACAGCAGCTTTTTCCGGGTATTACCGCCGTGCCGGCACCGGGACATACGCCGGGGCACAGCCTTTATCAAATTGAAAGTGAAGGCCAGAAACTGACGCTGTGGGGCGATACGATCCATGCCGAAGCCGTGCAATTTCCTCGCCCTATGACCACGATCGATTTCGATCGCAATATGGATGAAGCCTCAGAGGCTCGCTTACAGATTCTGGCCGAAGCGGCACAGAATAATGAATGGATTGGTGCGGCACACATTTCCTTCCCCGGTTTAGGCCAGGTCAAAGCCGTGTATGATGCTAACGGTAAACCAAACGGTTACCGCTGGCTCCCGGCGAATTACAGCCTGTCAGGACTAAAAAATTAG
- a CDS encoding coniferyl aldehyde dehydrogenase: MSTQQSKKDLHAILNTMKRAHIASGPADAARRKDRLQRSINLIRENHAALAQAMSEDFGHRSLYHSFAADVGTTLKMLQNAIDNVERWMQPEPVDEPATGMQAWIQHQPLGVIGVISPWNFPVNLSFGPLADIFAAGNTAILKPSELTPRTSELLAELIAHYFDPLELAVVLGDAEIGQAFSELPFDHLVFTGSTAVGKHVMRAAAENLVPVTLELGGKSPVVIDSSADITEAAERTLTVKTFNAGQICLSPDYVLLPEGQEQAFRDAAKAFMQKSFPTLQANPDYTSIIADRHYDRLIRILKEAEQQGATVVSLAPEGEAPYDAKSRKIAPHLVFGVCDDMTIMQEEIFGPLLPIKTYQAAEEPINYINAHPRPLAAYLFSNDDAMQQRFAARTTSGALVINDVMTHVSIDTLPFGGVGASGIGAYHGVHGFRRFSHAKPIVIQSEDGASNMTLRAPYHEKQDAIVAALKG; encoded by the coding sequence ATGTCGACACAACAATCCAAAAAGGATTTACACGCTATCCTGAATACGATGAAGCGTGCTCACATTGCATCTGGCCCCGCCGATGCCGCACGGCGTAAAGATCGCTTACAGCGTAGCATCAATCTGATCCGTGAAAACCACGCGGCGCTCGCACAGGCCATGAGTGAAGATTTCGGCCATCGTAGCCTGTATCACTCCTTCGCCGCTGATGTCGGCACTACGCTGAAGATGCTCCAGAACGCCATCGATAACGTTGAGCGTTGGATGCAGCCAGAGCCTGTTGATGAACCCGCTACCGGCATGCAGGCGTGGATTCAGCATCAGCCTCTGGGCGTGATTGGCGTAATCAGCCCGTGGAACTTCCCAGTGAACCTGTCATTTGGTCCGCTGGCTGACATTTTTGCTGCCGGTAATACCGCGATTCTGAAACCGTCAGAACTCACACCGCGTACGTCTGAACTGCTGGCGGAACTGATTGCCCACTATTTCGACCCACTGGAATTGGCGGTGGTACTGGGCGATGCGGAAATCGGTCAGGCATTCAGCGAACTGCCGTTCGATCATCTGGTCTTCACCGGCAGCACCGCCGTTGGGAAACATGTGATGCGCGCCGCGGCAGAGAATCTGGTGCCCGTCACGCTGGAACTGGGTGGCAAATCACCTGTCGTGATCGATAGCAGCGCAGATATCACCGAAGCGGCTGAACGTACGTTGACGGTGAAAACCTTCAACGCCGGACAAATCTGCCTGTCGCCGGACTATGTTCTGCTGCCCGAAGGTCAGGAGCAGGCTTTCCGCGATGCCGCAAAAGCCTTTATGCAGAAAAGCTTCCCGACACTACAGGCGAACCCGGATTACACGTCTATCATTGCTGACAGGCATTACGATCGCCTGATTCGTATTCTGAAAGAGGCTGAACAGCAAGGCGCAACCGTCGTCAGTCTGGCACCGGAAGGCGAAGCGCCCTACGATGCGAAAAGCCGCAAGATTGCCCCGCATCTGGTGTTCGGCGTGTGTGATGATATGACGATCATGCAGGAAGAAATTTTTGGCCCGCTGCTGCCGATTAAAACCTATCAGGCGGCAGAAGAACCGATTAACTACATCAATGCGCACCCACGCCCGCTGGCGGCGTATCTGTTCAGCAACGATGACGCTATGCAGCAGCGCTTCGCTGCCAGAACGACATCAGGCGCGTTGGTCATCAACGATGTGATGACGCACGTCTCCATCGACACGCTCCCGTTCGGCGGTGTTGGCGCATCCGGCATCGGCGCATACCACGGCGTCCACGGGTTCCGCCGTTTCAGTCATGCCAAACCGATTGTCATACAAAGTGAAGATGGCGCCTCTAACATGACACTGCGTGCGCCTTACCATGAGAAACAAGACGCGATTGTCGCCGCCCTCAAAGGGTAA
- a CDS encoding LysR family transcriptional regulator codes for MENDFHGVDLNLLVTFLVLYREKSVSAAADKLHLGQPAVSGALARLRTLFDDPLFIRTGQVMRPTARADYLATQLSPAFEHLQSVLGEPERFEPLTDSRVITLGMTDWVEIWLMPLLLKRLKTHAPYLRINLVATDPFLDVARLENDSVDLVVSVASSQAGWMKQQALLSSGFRALWHPQQLDLPRPLSLAVYCQQRHLLVTYRERAHGIVDDMLEKQGMARAIHYTTPHFSALPGILQHTPAVATVPEKLATLWCQHYGLIDSPVPLALPTYTLSALWHARQDSNPAIKWVYEQIAEVVAEQEADWPPA; via the coding sequence ATGGAAAATGATTTTCACGGCGTGGATTTAAACTTGCTGGTGACATTTCTGGTGTTGTATCGCGAGAAAAGTGTCTCCGCAGCGGCGGATAAGTTGCATTTGGGGCAGCCTGCCGTGAGCGGGGCGCTGGCGCGTTTACGTACGCTGTTTGACGATCCGCTGTTTATCCGTACGGGACAGGTGATGCGCCCGACGGCGCGTGCGGATTATCTGGCGACCCAGTTGTCACCTGCTTTTGAACACTTACAGTCGGTTCTGGGTGAACCTGAGAGGTTTGAGCCGCTGACTGATTCACGTGTGATTACGCTGGGAATGACCGATTGGGTGGAAATCTGGTTGATGCCGCTGCTGCTGAAACGACTCAAAACCCATGCCCCTTATTTACGTATCAACCTTGTGGCCACCGATCCGTTTTTGGATGTGGCGCGTCTGGAAAATGACAGCGTCGATCTGGTGGTGTCCGTTGCCAGTTCACAGGCTGGCTGGATGAAGCAACAAGCCTTACTCTCGTCAGGATTCAGGGCGTTGTGGCATCCGCAGCAGCTTGATCTGCCGCGTCCTCTTTCTTTGGCCGTATACTGCCAGCAGCGTCATTTACTGGTGACGTACCGTGAACGTGCGCATGGCATTGTGGACGACATGTTGGAAAAACAGGGAATGGCACGGGCAATTCATTACACCACGCCGCATTTCTCTGCTCTGCCGGGAATCTTGCAGCACACACCAGCCGTCGCTACCGTACCGGAAAAGCTGGCGACACTGTGGTGTCAGCATTATGGCCTGATCGACAGCCCCGTACCGCTTGCGTTACCGACGTATACGCTCTCGGCGCTTTGGCATGCCCGGCAGGACAGTAACCCGGCGATAAAGTGGGTGTATGAGCAAATTGCTGAGGTGGTTGCAGAGCAGGAGGCAGACTGGCCTCCTGCTTGA
- a CDS encoding LysR family transcriptional regulator encodes MSLIRLRTFVEVYRQRSISGASRALNLTQPAVSQHIAGLEVAVGRRLFERQANGVTPTSAADDLAADLGDKLDEAEAALASARARSMDVAGTLHIIGHADFMAEVVSEQLLPLLEAGVRVHMHTGDGDLIKQMLLEGHCDLGITAHPVTDKRLKSDLLKSATLQAVAAPAIVERLLQAGDLPQALAQEPMLAYDLELPLIDHWLKKNRMEDKGLVPAVVSQDLRALRRVLTSGFGWTVMPVYLCQDLLDAGELAIIPPPVGTTQLDYYLAWVPGALRQPRLAHARQTFLWRLQHAE; translated from the coding sequence ATGTCACTCATCCGTCTACGCACATTTGTGGAAGTCTATCGGCAGCGCTCAATTAGCGGGGCGTCGCGCGCGCTGAATCTGACCCAGCCGGCAGTGTCGCAGCATATTGCCGGGCTGGAGGTGGCGGTAGGGCGGCGTCTCTTTGAGCGTCAGGCGAACGGCGTGACGCCAACATCGGCGGCAGACGATCTGGCGGCGGATCTGGGGGACAAGCTCGATGAAGCCGAGGCGGCACTGGCCTCTGCCCGCGCGCGATCAATGGACGTTGCGGGGACACTGCATATCATTGGCCATGCGGATTTCATGGCAGAAGTGGTGTCTGAGCAGCTATTGCCGCTCCTTGAGGCGGGCGTGCGGGTGCATATGCATACCGGCGACGGCGATTTGATTAAACAGATGCTGCTGGAAGGGCACTGTGATTTGGGCATAACGGCGCACCCGGTGACGGATAAGCGGCTGAAAAGCGATCTGTTAAAGAGTGCGACGCTACAGGCGGTGGCGGCACCTGCGATTGTCGAACGGCTATTGCAGGCCGGTGACTTGCCGCAGGCGCTGGCGCAGGAACCGATGCTGGCGTATGACCTTGAGCTGCCCCTGATTGATCACTGGCTGAAGAAGAACCGCATGGAAGATAAAGGGCTGGTGCCTGCCGTGGTGAGCCAGGATCTGCGTGCGCTGCGTCGCGTGCTGACCAGCGGATTTGGCTGGACGGTGATGCCGGTGTATTTATGTCAGGATCTGCTGGACGCCGGAGAGCTTGCCATCATTCCACCTCCTGTCGGCACAACGCAGTTGGATTACTATCTGGCCTGGGTGCCGGGCGCGCTGCGTCAGCCACGTTTAGCGCATGCGCGGCAGACTTTTCTGTGGCGTTTGCAGCACGCTGAATAG
- a CDS encoding glycoside hydrolase family 105 protein produces the protein MTVFSVKHSPLLRQPERFISREDLKALICRITDNLVNIEDKTGEFLLRLDDGRVIDTKGWAGWEWTHGIGLYGIYQYYQQTGDEQMRAIIDDWFTERLAEGTPTKNVNTVCPFLTLAYRYEETGDARWLPYLERWAEWVMYEMPRTDKQGLQHIVYNNENHQQLWDDTLMMSVLPLAKIGKLLNRPEFVEEATYQFLLHVQYLMDRESGLWFHGWTFEGQHNYAKARWARGNSWLTIVIPEFIELLDLPEHNATRRFLLQVLESQIAALAKYQDDSGLWHTLIDDPNSYLESSATAGFAYGILKAVRKRYVDPSYAEVAEKAIRGVINHVNEDGELTQVSFGTAMGNDLDFYRNIALTSMPYGQAMAILCLAEYLRVYL, from the coding sequence ATGACCGTATTCAGTGTAAAACATAGCCCGCTTTTACGTCAGCCGGAACGCTTCATCTCCCGTGAGGATCTGAAGGCGCTGATTTGCCGTATCACCGACAATCTGGTGAATATTGAGGATAAAACCGGTGAGTTCTTGTTACGGCTGGACGATGGTCGGGTGATTGATACCAAAGGCTGGGCGGGCTGGGAATGGACGCACGGCATCGGGCTGTACGGGATTTACCAGTATTACCAGCAAACGGGCGACGAGCAGATGCGCGCCATCATCGACGACTGGTTTACCGAGCGTCTGGCGGAGGGTACGCCGACGAAGAACGTGAACACCGTGTGCCCGTTCCTGACGCTGGCTTATCGCTATGAAGAAACAGGCGATGCGCGCTGGTTGCCGTATCTGGAGCGCTGGGCGGAGTGGGTGATGTACGAAATGCCGCGCACGGACAAGCAGGGCTTGCAGCACATTGTTTATAACAACGAAAACCACCAGCAGCTGTGGGACGACACGCTGATGATGAGTGTGCTGCCGTTGGCGAAAATCGGCAAGTTGTTAAACCGGCCGGAGTTTGTGGAAGAAGCCACGTATCAGTTCCTGTTGCATGTGCAATATTTGATGGATCGCGAAAGCGGCCTGTGGTTCCACGGCTGGACGTTCGAAGGGCAGCACAACTACGCGAAAGCGCGCTGGGCGCGTGGTAACAGCTGGCTGACCATCGTGATTCCTGAGTTTATCGAACTGCTGGATCTGCCGGAACACAATGCGACGCGCCGCTTCCTGTTGCAGGTGCTGGAAAGCCAGATTGCAGCGCTGGCGAAATATCAGGATGACAGCGGCCTGTGGCACACGCTGATCGACGATCCGAACTCGTACCTTGAAAGCTCGGCAACCGCCGGTTTTGCCTACGGGATCCTGAAAGCGGTGCGTAAGCGCTACGTCGATCCGAGTTACGCTGAGGTGGCGGAGAAAGCGATTCGCGGTGTGATTAATCACGTTAATGAGGACGGCGAACTGACGCAGGTGTCATTCGGCACCGCGATGGGCAACGATCTGGATTTCTATCGCAACATCGCGCTGACCTCCATGCCATACGGTCAGGCAATGGCGATTCTCTGCCTGGCGGAATATCTGCGGGTGTATCTGTAA